TGGTCGAGCTCGGCGGCGACGTCGTGGTCATGGTGGACACCGCCGACGAGTCATCGTCGGTGTTCCCGGACGAACCCAGGGCCTGCCAGCCGAGCAGCAGGAAGATGACGCCGAGGAACAGCAGCACCATCACCATGGCGCGCAGGGGAAGCCCAGAAGAGTCGGGTACGCGTTCACTCATCGAGCCCACTGTAGCCAGGGGAGCGCCAGAACCCGCAAAACCCGCACGGAGGTTGTCAGGTCACCTCGAAGCCCAGTCGACGCGCCGCCCGCGCCTTCTGGCGGCTGGCACGCAGCCGCCTGAGCCGTTTCACCAGCATCGGGTCGGCGGCCAGCGCCTCGGGCCGATCGACCAGCGCGTTGAGTACCTGGTAATAGCGTGTCGCCGACATCGAGAACAACTCTTTGATGGCTTCTTCCTTGACGCCGGCGAACTTCCACCACTGACGTTCGAAGGCCAGGATGTCGTGCTCGCGGCGGGTCAGCCCGTCCGTGATTTCAGAGTCGTCCCCCGATCGATTTGCCCGCGCCATGGCGCCGTCCATATCGCTTCCCCTGGACCCTTCCGGCGAATGCTCAATTAGCTCGAATGACTTGACCTACAAAGGGGCATGTTCCGGCGAATATTGAACCAT
This is a stretch of genomic DNA from Mycobacterium lacus. It encodes these proteins:
- a CDS encoding DUF3263 domain-containing protein, giving the protein MDGAMARANRSGDDSEITDGLTRREHDILAFERQWWKFAGVKEEAIKELFSMSATRYYQVLNALVDRPEALAADPMLVKRLRRLRASRQKARAARRLGFEVT